CTGTGAGCCATTAGCAATGCAATCTTCAAGTTGCATGCACGAGCACTCATCTTTGCACGCCACTAAAATAATACCATTATTGTCCTCTTCAACATCCAACAATGGTTCTCCAGATGATGCTTGCTTTTTTCTTTCCTCTTCTATCTCTTCAAGGACctcctataataaaatatttaaactataGAAGATGAGAATAGAACACAAGAGTTCGAAGGGCATGCATCACAAGTATATTAACTTGCAAGACACATAAATTTGAAGTGAACACGGAACACAGACAGCACAGATAATGGAACTCACTCACTCACATGTAACACCTTCCACTTTGGAGACTCTTCCAAAACTTCTTGAAGAACCACTCCGTTACTTGTACTTGTAGATGAAGTACCAGCAATTGCTACTCGTACAATTAAGTGAGAAAAGTTACAGTATCAGAAAGCTTTGAAATGAAACTTTTATTGTAAGTATGCCAtggttaaaattttgaaatgaaaacCACACTAAGACAAACGGCAGAGTGAATTCAACTCACCTTCATCATTATTGTTGTCATCTTCCTtcaattttctcttttttctGGCCAAGTTCTTGCTAGGCGTACTAATTTTGGTATCATCAGACTTTGCAAAACGATAAACACGCTTCTTTGCATAGTCAAATACCTTATAACTGGACTCTGCGAATATCCACACAGATCGAAAACTCTCTGACACTCGAAGAGTATCCAAATACTTTAGATAACTTACTGCATCATACCTACCCAAATAAATATACAAGAAATCAATGTCAACATTCATAACAATACCCTTTAACCATAAGTCAAATGCATCACAAAATCATAATTAACATAAATTcagataaagaaagaaaaggggtCCTTTTGCTTAGTACCTAACAAGATAATCCAACAACTTCCTCAAAGTTTTCAAATCCGAAACGAGCTGTTTCGTCTTCTTCCCCAAAGTATGCCAAATGGGATCCAATTGCCTCCTCACAATCTCATCAAATGACTTAAACAACCCATTCTCCACTGTTAGATCCTCCACATCAACCTTATTAGTTTTCCTCATTTCCTTCAAGCAAGCATCCATAACTTCCACAATGGCTTTTTGAATCCCCAACATGTATTTACTCATCGGCACCCTTATATCCACCACTTCCGGCGGATCCCTCTCCAATTCCTCCGAAACATTCACTTGAAACCTCGGCCAAAGATGAAGCTTCTTGATGAACAAACTCTTCATCGTCCTCTCCGTTTTCGCGAACCCAGAAACCATAGAGTGAGGCTTGTCTGAAAACGCGTAAACAGAAGCATTTTTGTTGAAAGTCTTGATGATTCTGACAATGAAAGATTCAGTTGAGCTTTCGGAAAGCGAATGAGCGTTAAGGAAAACGATACCGGAAACTAAGGAAGTTTGGGCCTTTTGGGTTAAGAGGTCAACAATGAGGATACGAGGTGAGAGAACGAGGATACGGTTGGAGGAGTAGAGGGAGAGGCGGTTAGAGGAAGGGAGATCGGCGGTTATTTCGAAGAGAGGGAGGTCAGGGGAAAGGGAAAGGAGGAGGGATTTGAGGGAGGAGGAGAGTTGAGGTGGGTGGAGAAGGAGGAGAGAGCCGCTGGATCGGGAGTGAAAAGAGAGGAAAGAAGAGAGGAGTTTTGGGAGGGAAAGGCCGGAGGAAAGGACTACGAGGCCGCCACTTGTGTCTTCGAGGAGGTCGGAGACTATTTGTTCATGGAATTTTAGGACCATTTTTCAGGTCTAGGGTTTGGCGGGAAGACAACGATGACGAAGACGGTGATGGAGAGAGAGGACAAATTTGGGGGTTTTAATTTGAATTTGGATAAAGCAAGACTTACCATTCCAAGTCAATTAGTCTAAGTTACGAAACGTTGTCGTTTAGGTTAATTTTAAATTAGTCAAAGTTAGGAAACGTTGTCGTTCAGGTTAATTTAGAAGTTGAGATTTGTTTGATCGAGTTCCGATTATCTAATAAGCATATGAGAAGGTGGAAGAGTTGCTCTAAAGAAGACAATCCAGCTTTTATGTTTACAATTAATTGATCGAGCTTTATTATCATGAAAAACTCATGAGAACAACAAAATTACCCAATACCTTCACGTTTCTGTTTtgaaaaagggggggggggggggggcatAAATATTACAGTACAGTGTACAAAGAAGCAAATTAAGGGTATATCAGTTTTCACTCTGATTTCACATTTGTGTTAAGATCTCCAAGACTCTTCTTCATTCTTCTCATAACAAAGGGAATAGGCCTTTGTAACACCGAAACGTTAATGTTGTTCCAAACATCAGATTTGGTTGGGAGTTGTGCAATTTTCTCCGCAATCTCCATGTCTTCAGAAAGAACAGAACCGAATACAGTGTATGAATTCTTCCATTCTTCATGGTTCGCCAGGCTTATAAAGAACTCTGGACCAGAGCCAATCCAGGCAACTGATCCGCTTCTTATGGTAGGGCAAGCCTCCATCGGTATCTTTTTGAATGGGGTTCCTTGGGCTTCAAGAATTCCTTGGATCAGTGCGAATGGTGGACCATAAGGAGCCTGTAAATTTGTGAGAAACTTGGTATTAGAAACATAAAGAATCTTCAGTAGCTAGAAGCATATGTTTTAAACAATTGAGTTCCTAACCACACAAACATATATGAATCACCCCTACTTTTGTAACCATAGCAGCCACAAGATAAACAAGAAGATGCTCTTGAAATTCCTTACATCTTTTATGTGATTTCCTTGTGAATCCCAAGATTGTCCTCGGCTTTCTGCACGATATATTTGGCAACCCGCACAATGGCGCAATGTCAACAACTCGAGAATGTAGGTCACAGAATATGGAGCACAGTCTGGGAAAAGCTGCATCAAACAAGGAATAATTGGTGAGTGCAAGGATCTTTTCACTTACATAGAACTCCAAACTTGTTTCGAAAAGGTCTTATTAAGTCAAAATGACTTCACAGTTCGCAACAAAAATCATCTTCATGGTGAATTGAACATGCCAACCATAAGAATGAAAGAAACAGGAAAAATATATATTCTAAATTGCGCATGCTAATAAGATGAACCGTAATAATGCTATGCTCAGTTATGTTCATCTTTCATTTTACTTTTCTTCCAACTACTCTAGCAGGAAAATAGCTTCTCAATGAGCTGCAACTAGCAGTGCCGAACACTATGATTCGACAAGATAAAACAGTCAAAACATAGACTTGTAGAAGTAAAAGAACTCACCTTTATATGAAGAGTACCATATTCTGTTTCCATCTCAACAATGCCCTGAACAGAAACAAGTAAGAACGATCATCAAAGACGCAGACAGtaacaaaaacaataaaaaaaatcagAGAAACTTATAGTGTATACCTCTCCTTTCCCGAATACGATCCCGGATGTCCAACTAACCGTTTGACCTGCCTCTTGCCTATCAGGGGACAAAGTATCTTTTTGTTTCTTCAACCAACACTAGGGAAACAAAATGATAAATATAAGACTATGGCTATCTTGATtcaaattttaacataacatttGCATTACTTGATACAACTAATAGAATATGACTAAGGCACTAAGCAGGCAAATAAAATGTTCCAGCCTCATTTAAAAGTGCATTTGGCAAAGTGAGATTGCTCTAACTTAAGTTCAGGGATATGAAAGCAGGTTATCATTCTTGAGCAATATCTGCTAATTATTCTTCTCAGATCAATTCTCAGTCAGTAAACTAATGTATTCACCAGGTCAACTCAAACAAGCACGACCAGAAACATTCAGTGAAGCGAACCATTAAGAAGAGGTAAAAATACTGATCTAAAGGAAACCCTTGAAATCCAAACAAAAAAGCTAAGTAAAGGAAGAACTCACCTCTCCAAATCTTGACCCACAGGCCTCCTTGTTCCCACAGAAGACCCAAGTATCGCACAAGCAAGGCCCGTCATTGCCACTACACATAGCCTTACAAGCCTGGCAACATTCCACGGAGGAATTAAACTTGAAGTCAGACCCCCACTTCACAGCTGCACCCCACAGCTCCAAATTCTCAATGCCTCTGCAACACTCGCCCTTCTTTTCCCCAAAATCAATACCCGCCACCGATTCCAAAGACTCAAAGCTGGAATCCTGAGGATTTACGGTGGGGTTCAATAGTGTGGAAACAACCGCATAGACCAGAAGACAGGAGAACAGAGCCACCAAGAGGAGGACGAGAGAGGCGAAACGGGAGTGTTCCGGGTCGTTTGGCCTACGAACCATTTGAGACTTAAGTGGTGAAGAGCAAAACCCAAAGAGGAATTTGGAAACTTTGGATCGTGAAATGAGACAGCGATTTGGTTTTGGGAGGGAGCGTTGACTGTGAAAAACAGGGGAGAAGCGAAGCCACGCCAAGCAAAGAGGAGGCACTTTTGGGCAACTATTactatttaattaactaaatttccTTAAAAGAGAGAGAGGGTTGGTGGGTCAACTTGCTTTGTTGGCTACTAAGCTCACTATAACAATTGTCTAGAACGTGAATTAGGCAAATTCTTGTTCATTTATCTCCTCCTTTGAGTTGATAGCACGAGAGTAGGGTCTGAAAAATTATAAACAAAGTTATTCACGAGTTATTCAAAGTGTCTAATATTGCTAAGAGGGAAGTTTTTTTGGTCCAGGTATTGCAGAATAAATATAACATGCAGGGCTGGTCTCCACTTTCTCTTAAATGAATTGCAAGCTCTTGTTTTTTTGCGAGTCTTGGGGAACGTTTCAGATGAGGTGCTCCATGGTTTTGTGTGGTCAATTGGCAATGGCCTGGAATGATAACTAGGTTAGTGGTGTTGGACCATTGAAGAATTGGTACATCGGGGATGACCCAGTAAGTGATGACTTATTGGAGCCATCTAGGGAATAGGCTTGGCAAAATCTCAATTCCGTTTTACCCAGGCACATTATCAGTTGTTCTAGCTGGTTATGCGGCTCCAACGTTGGCTGGTGTGGAATTTGAGCAATGAAGGAAAGATTGAAGTTTAAGGGAACCAAATGGAACTCATTGTTTATTATCATATGTTGGATGATATGGAAAAATAGAAATGACAACATCTTCAAGGGAGCGCATAGCAGTAGCAAGGATTAGCTAGGggatttttactaaaataatatgaaaaaaaaaaatcaaaatgggATTTCCTTAAGATTATATACGAAAATAGGTCATTGCAAGTGATGGAGGGTGGtgcataggcggcaccaccctcAAATCTAAACTTTTCTGACAGATTTCCagataaaaaaaaaataggatgaaaaaataataataa
Above is a genomic segment from Gossypium arboreum isolate Shixiya-1 chromosome 8, ASM2569848v2, whole genome shotgun sequence containing:
- the LOC108468056 gene encoding uncharacterized protein LOC108468056; amino-acid sequence: MVRRPNDPEHSRFASLVLLLVALFSCLLVYAVVSTLLNPTVNPQDSSFESLESVAGIDFGEKKGECCRGIENLELWGAAVKWGSDFKFNSSVECCQACKAMCSGNDGPCLCDTWVFCGNKEACGSRFGECWLKKQKDTLSPDRQEAGQTVSWTSGIVFGKGEGIVEMETEYGTLHIKLFPDCAPYSVTYILELLTLRHCAGCQIYRAESRGQSWDSQGNHIKDAPYGPPFALIQGILEAQGTPFKKIPMEACPTIRSGSVAWIGSGPEFFISLANHEEWKNSYTVFGSVLSEDMEIAEKIAQLPTKSDVWNNINVSVLQRPIPFVMRRMKKSLGDLNTNVKSE